The DNA segment TGGCTGGCGAAACGCCATGGTTTTCCCGCTGACACCCGCTGCCGATTTATTAAACAAGTTTTTAATAACAAGCGTGTTAATTAAACAGGGTCTGGATAAGCAGATGACGGGTTGGCTCTATACCTGACCCGTCAAATACTCACTTACTCATATACTCATTTTTACCTCTGTTCCACTGGCTGTTTAGCCGTCATGGTGTCCCTCAGCCCTTCCTGTTGCTTATTTGCCGACAGCAAAAATACCGAGGCGAGCGCATTGTCGGGAGACGCATCCGCTTGCCAGGCGCAGCGATTCAACAGTGTTTCGAGCGGCTGGAGGTTGCCAGTGAGTTTCGCCATCAGGGGAGCAATTTGCACTCCGTCATCACTGAAAGCGACATCAAGTGAAGATCGTGAAAGATAGATCCCATTGACGTTTGAATTCATTATCACCGCATGACGACCCGACCATTCCTTATCGTTAAGCACCCGATATCCCCATTGCATTTCCTTCGCGGTTTCGATGGCATAAGTCAGTCGGAATAGATCGTTTTGTTTCGACAGGTCACCTGAGCAGGAACGCCAGAGATAATCGAGTTTATGCCGCAATCTTGCTCTGGTGCCTAACATCCGCCCCTGCTTCAGCAACCACTGTATATCTGTGGCAACTTCGCGTGGAAAACGGTGCTGTTTAAGAGCCGTTGCCAGCCAGCGGGTGAGAAAAATATTTTCCTGGGATTCTGAATTGACCAGACCATCATGTCTGGCGAGTTGGAGCGCAATCAAGGCACACCACGCAAGATGTCCCGACTTCTCCGTCATTGTTTCAGTTATCACAAAAACATCATCCTGTAGTCGAAAGGCATTCCTTCATCATCCAGTAAAATACATTGGCCGCATATTGTAAATATACTGTTAAGTGAAATGCGATAAAGGCCACGGACAGCGGAGAACAGGGTAAAGAAGATTCAGCCAGATGATAAGCAAAGATCCCATCGATCATATTATGTATCTATACCGATCTATTGTTTTAAAAGATCCACTTCCTGATACGTACCGGGATTAGGTAGATGTCGTGTTGATGTTCAGACAGCGGCTATAAAAAGAGAGGGTTATTGAAGTCGGTAACGGTAACTATTAA comes from the Pantoea sp. At-9b genome and includes:
- a CDS encoding DUF2913 family protein, encoding MTEKSGHLAWCALIALQLARHDGLVNSESQENIFLTRWLATALKQHRFPREVATDIQWLLKQGRMLGTRARLRHKLDYLWRSCSGDLSKQNDLFRLTYAIETAKEMQWGYRVLNDKEWSGRHAVIMNSNVNGIYLSRSSLDVAFSDDGVQIAPLMAKLTGNLQPLETLLNRCAWQADASPDNALASVFLLSANKQQEGLRDTMTAKQPVEQR